From one Novosphingobium sp. genomic stretch:
- a CDS encoding D-alanine--D-alanine ligase yields the protein MSKLPHLHIAVLMGGWSSERPVSLMSGNGVADALESRGHKVTRIDMGRDVALKLAEAKPDVVFNALHGAPGEDGSVQGMMDLMGLTYTHSGLTSSVIAIDKELTKQALIPHGIPMPGGRIVQSAELFDKDPLPRPYVLKPACEGSSVGVAIVTANGNYGNPIGRDVEGPWHHFPELMAEPFIRGKELTTAVLGDKALMVTELIPTTEFYDFDAKYTDGLTRHVCPAEIPEDVAQACKDIALRAHQLLGCKGTSRSDFRWDDEQGVEGLFLLEVNTQPGMTPLSLVPEQARHLGMDYADLVEAIVAEALADAKAKKGA from the coding sequence GTGAGCAAGTTGCCCCACCTTCATATCGCCGTGCTGATGGGCGGCTGGTCTTCGGAACGCCCCGTCTCGCTGATGAGCGGCAATGGCGTGGCCGATGCTCTGGAAAGCCGGGGCCACAAGGTCACCCGCATCGATATGGGCCGCGATGTCGCCCTCAAGCTGGCTGAGGCCAAGCCCGATGTGGTCTTCAACGCCCTGCATGGCGCGCCGGGTGAGGATGGCAGCGTGCAGGGCATGATGGATCTGATGGGCCTCACCTACACCCATTCGGGCCTGACCAGCAGCGTGATCGCCATCGACAAGGAACTGACCAAGCAGGCGCTGATCCCGCATGGCATCCCCATGCCGGGCGGCCGCATCGTGCAGAGCGCCGAGCTGTTCGACAAAGACCCGCTGCCGCGCCCCTATGTGCTGAAACCGGCCTGCGAGGGGTCCAGCGTAGGCGTCGCCATCGTGACGGCCAATGGCAATTACGGCAATCCCATCGGGCGCGACGTGGAAGGCCCCTGGCACCATTTCCCCGAGCTGATGGCCGAGCCCTTCATTCGCGGCAAGGAACTGACCACCGCCGTGCTGGGCGACAAGGCTCTGATGGTGACGGAACTGATCCCCACCACCGAATTCTACGATTTCGACGCGAAATACACCGATGGCCTCACCCGCCATGTCTGCCCCGCCGAGATCCCCGAGGATGTGGCGCAGGCCTGCAAGGACATCGCCCTGCGCGCGCATCAGTTGCTGGGCTGCAAGGGCACCAGCCGCAGCGATTTCCGCTGGGACGACGAGCAGGGCGTGGAAGGCCTGTTCCTGCTGGAGGTCAACACGCAGCCGGGCATGACGCCTCTGTCGCTGGTGCCCGAACAGGCGCGGCATCTGGGCATGGATTACGCCGATCTGGTCGAGGCCATCGTTGCCGAGGCTCTGGCCGACGCCAAGGCCAAGAAGGGGGCATAA
- the murB gene encoding UDP-N-acetylmuramate dehydrogenase, with translation MSWTPPPVAGRLTADAPLAPLVWFKSGGVAQWLFEPKDVDDLRGFLAQLPADVPVMALGLGSNLIVRDGGVPGVVVRLGKAFAKVERLDDLTLNCGGGASGILVSSTARDAGIAGLEFLRSIPGTVGGFVRMNGGAYGREVKNILVDCDVVTRDGQLATLPLSDLGYTYRHSDLAEGAIVVSARFRGQPGEAEAIQAEMDRISASREASQPLRSKTGGSTFKNPPGERAWELVDRAGCRGLTIGGAQVSEKHTNFLINTGNATSADIETLGDEVRRRVKAQSGVELEWEIKRVGKTL, from the coding sequence GTGAGCTGGACCCCGCCTCCTGTTGCCGGGCGCTTGACGGCTGATGCTCCACTGGCCCCGCTGGTGTGGTTCAAGAGCGGTGGCGTGGCGCAATGGCTGTTCGAGCCGAAAGACGTGGACGATCTGCGCGGTTTTCTGGCGCAGCTTCCCGCCGACGTGCCGGTGATGGCGCTGGGGCTGGGCAGCAATCTGATCGTGCGCGATGGCGGTGTGCCGGGCGTGGTGGTCCGTCTGGGTAAGGCCTTCGCCAAGGTCGAGAGACTGGACGATCTGACGCTGAATTGCGGCGGCGGTGCGAGTGGCATTCTGGTCTCCTCCACCGCGCGCGATGCCGGGATTGCGGGGCTGGAGTTCCTGCGCTCGATCCCCGGCACAGTGGGTGGTTTCGTGCGCATGAATGGCGGCGCCTATGGGCGTGAGGTGAAGAATATTCTGGTCGATTGCGATGTGGTGACGCGCGATGGCCAGTTGGCAACGCTGCCGCTGTCCGATCTGGGTTACACCTACCGCCATTCTGATCTGGCCGAAGGCGCGATTGTCGTATCAGCCCGCTTCCGTGGCCAGCCCGGCGAGGCCGAGGCCATTCAGGCCGAGATGGACCGCATCTCCGCCAGCCGCGAGGCCAGCCAGCCCCTGCGCAGCAAGACCGGCGGCTCGACCTTCAAGAACCCTCCGGGCGAGCGTGCCTGGGAGCTGGTGGACCGTGCCGGATGCCGGGGGCTGACCATCGGCGGCGCGCAGGTCAGCGAGAAACACACCAATTTCCTCATCAACACCGGCAATGCCACCAGCGCCGACATCGAGACGCTGGGCGATGAAGTGCGCCGCCGGGTCAAAGCGCAATCCGGCGTCGAGCTGGAATGGGAAATCAAGCGAGTAGGCAAGACATTGTGA
- the murC gene encoding UDP-N-acetylmuramate--L-alanine ligase, with amino-acid sequence MKGVATDIGTIHFVGIGGIGMSGIAEVMANLGYTVQGSDIAEGYVVEGLRQRGIKVMIGHAAENLGDAAVVVTSTAVKRDNPEVAAALEHRVPVVRRAEMLAELMRLKNTVAVAGTHGKTTTTSMVAALLDAGGVDPTVINGGIINSYGSNARLGASDWMVVEADESDGSFLRLDGTIAVVTNIDPEHLDHYGSFDRVKQCFVEFIENVPFYGAAVLCIDHPEVQAIIPKVRDRRVITYGFSAQADVRGENVTPYPGGNRFTAVLRQRDGSFRRIEGIELPMPGRHNVQNALAAVAVAVEMGVADELIRGGFAKFGGVKRRFTKVGEVDGATIIDDYGHHPVEIRAVLAAARESMQNRVIAVVQPHRFTRLRDHLDDFAAAFNDADIVYAAPVYAAGEQPIEGVDSAAMVQGIKARGHRSAHLIAGADDLAGTLADVIQPGDMVVCLGAGDITKWAAGLAPAIAERKGL; translated from the coding sequence ATGAAGGGCGTTGCAACGGACATCGGCACCATCCATTTCGTCGGCATCGGCGGGATCGGCATGTCGGGCATTGCCGAGGTGATGGCGAACCTTGGCTACACGGTGCAGGGCAGCGACATTGCCGAGGGCTATGTGGTGGAAGGCCTGCGCCAGCGCGGCATCAAGGTGATGATCGGCCATGCCGCCGAGAATCTGGGCGATGCCGCCGTGGTCGTCACCTCCACCGCCGTGAAGCGTGACAATCCTGAGGTCGCCGCCGCTCTGGAGCATCGCGTCCCCGTGGTGCGCCGCGCCGAAATGCTGGCCGAGCTGATGCGGCTGAAGAACACCGTCGCCGTGGCCGGTACGCATGGCAAGACGACGACCACCAGCATGGTCGCCGCGCTGCTCGATGCTGGCGGGGTGGACCCGACCGTCATCAACGGCGGCATCATCAACAGCTACGGCTCCAACGCGCGCCTTGGCGCCAGCGACTGGATGGTGGTGGAAGCCGACGAAAGCGACGGTAGCTTCCTGCGTCTGGACGGCACCATCGCGGTGGTGACCAACATCGATCCCGAGCATCTCGACCATTACGGGTCGTTTGACCGGGTGAAGCAGTGCTTCGTCGAATTTATCGAGAACGTGCCCTTCTATGGCGCGGCGGTGCTCTGCATCGACCATCCCGAAGTGCAGGCGATCATCCCCAAGGTGCGGGATCGCCGGGTCATCACCTATGGTTTCTCGGCGCAGGCCGATGTGCGCGGCGAGAATGTGACGCCCTATCCCGGCGGCAACCGCTTTACCGCCGTGCTGCGCCAGCGCGATGGCAGCTTCCGCCGCATCGAGGGTATCGAGCTGCCGATGCCGGGCCGCCACAATGTCCAGAATGCGCTGGCCGCTGTGGCCGTCGCGGTGGAGATGGGCGTCGCCGATGAGCTGATCCGGGGCGGTTTCGCCAAATTCGGGGGCGTGAAGCGTCGCTTTACCAAGGTGGGCGAGGTGGATGGCGCCACCATCATCGACGATTACGGCCACCACCCTGTCGAGATCCGCGCCGTGCTGGCCGCCGCGCGCGAAAGCATGCAGAACCGCGTGATCGCCGTGGTGCAGCCACATCGCTTTACCCGTCTGCGCGATCATCTCGATGATTTCGCCGCCGCCTTCAACGATGCCGATATCGTCTATGCCGCCCCGGTCTATGCCGCTGGCGAGCAGCCCATCGAGGGCGTGGACTCCGCCGCCATGGTGCAGGGCATCAAGGCGAGGGGCCATCGCAGCGCGCATCTCATCGCGGGTGCCGACGATCTGGCGGGCACGCTGGCTGATGTGATTCAGCCGGGCGATATGGTCGTGTGCCTTGGCGCGGGCGATATCACCAAATGGGCCGCCGGGCTGGCACCTGCCATTGCGGAGCGCAAGGGCCTGTGA
- the murG gene encoding undecaprenyldiphospho-muramoylpentapeptide beta-N-acetylglucosaminyltransferase yields MTQVSRHYVLAAGGTGGHLIPAFALAVELERRGHHVALVTDVRGAAIPGRPEGLTAHVLPAGRLQGKNPINWVKGLMAIMEGRRMALRLYESFQPSAVIGFGGYPALPALLAAKSAGIPSLIHEQNAVLGRVNRFLAKGVNAIATASAETDRLDAKYAEKTHVIGNPVREEVLRLRDQPFPPFTEDGLLRVLVTGGSQGARVLSEVVPDGLAMLPPSLRTRLQVIQQCRAEDIDAVRTRYASHDIPAELATYFEDMATRLADAHLFIGRSGASTIAELTAVGRPAILVPLPIATDDHQAANAREMVVAGGARSIRQEKFTAVELAKQIQALAQRPETLANAAHAAWNCGHPNAAADLADLVESFGAEPLMDVIKVDSAALPAGAKGQLA; encoded by the coding sequence CATCATGTCGCGCTGGTGACCGATGTGCGCGGCGCCGCCATCCCCGGTCGGCCCGAGGGGCTGACGGCGCATGTGCTTCCCGCCGGTCGTCTGCAGGGCAAGAACCCCATTAACTGGGTGAAGGGGTTGATGGCGATCATGGAAGGGCGGCGCATGGCGCTGCGCCTTTATGAAAGCTTCCAGCCCAGCGCGGTGATCGGCTTTGGCGGCTATCCGGCGCTTCCGGCGCTGCTGGCGGCCAAAAGCGCGGGCATCCCTAGCCTGATCCATGAGCAGAACGCCGTGCTGGGCCGGGTGAACCGCTTCCTCGCCAAGGGCGTCAACGCCATCGCCACCGCCAGTGCCGAAACCGACCGGCTCGACGCTAAATATGCCGAAAAGACCCATGTCATCGGCAATCCGGTGCGTGAGGAGGTGCTGCGCCTGCGCGACCAGCCTTTCCCGCCCTTCACCGAGGATGGTCTGCTGCGCGTGTTGGTGACCGGCGGCTCGCAGGGGGCTCGCGTCCTTTCCGAAGTGGTGCCCGATGGGCTGGCCATGCTGCCGCCGTCGCTGCGCACCCGACTGCAGGTGATCCAGCAGTGCCGCGCCGAGGACATCGACGCCGTGCGCACCCGCTATGCCTCGCATGACATCCCCGCCGAGCTGGCGACCTATTTCGAGGATATGGCCACCCGTCTGGCCGATGCTCACCTGTTTATCGGCCGTTCGGGCGCCAGCACCATTGCCGAGCTGACCGCCGTGGGCCGCCCCGCCATCCTCGTGCCCTTGCCCATCGCCACCGACGATCATCAGGCCGCCAATGCGCGCGAGATGGTGGTGGCGGGCGGCGCGCGCTCGATCCGACAGGAGAAATTTACCGCCGTGGAACTGGCCAAGCAGATTCAGGCCCTGGCCCAGCGCCCCGAGACGCTGGCCAATGCCGCCCATGCCGCGTGGAATTGCGGCCATCCCAACGCCGCCGCCGATCTGGCCGATCTGGTGGAGAGCTTTGGCGCGGAGCCTTTGATGGACGTTATCAAGGTGGACAGTGCCGCCCTGCCTGCGGGCGCGAAGGGGCAACTGGCATGA
- a CDS encoding FtsQ-type POTRA domain-containing protein, translating into MSQKLKRGGASARKQASKASNARKVAVARARTGTAMDRVLALLPFSEAQLHRIFLVTILGCALGLAWLVMVLAGVPAMATQQVASIASQAGFQVRRVEVHGVKHLNELKVYERVLAQRDRAMPLVDLEAVRDDLLQLSWVEDARVSRELPDTLVVDIVERKPGPVLREGQKLTLIDAGGHRLEPIGPARAKGKLVLSGEGVADKVGDLTSLLDAAPALRPQVAEAEWVGNRRWNLTFKTNQVLALPEGDKVGADALMAFARLDGTNRLLGGRVVAFDMRSPDRIYMRVPGSSTNGMPDSPLAVAAVTPEADATSTPGEAKPEAPKPAAKPKSAATPHHETAEHVGVIRNALAHVGGAEHAVKHEAHKPAPVHKPEHKPAPAHKPEHKPTPAHKPEKHKAEPAHKAPAHKPAAHKPATAHKPDHKAPHHKDAH; encoded by the coding sequence ATGAGCCAGAAGCTGAAACGCGGCGGCGCCAGCGCCCGCAAGCAGGCCAGCAAGGCCAGCAACGCCCGCAAGGTGGCGGTGGCGCGCGCGCGCACCGGCACGGCGATGGACCGTGTGCTGGCGCTGCTGCCCTTCAGCGAGGCTCAGCTTCATCGCATCTTTCTGGTGACCATTCTGGGCTGCGCGCTGGGTCTGGCCTGGCTGGTGATGGTGCTGGCCGGCGTGCCCGCCATGGCCACGCAGCAGGTGGCCTCCATCGCCTCGCAGGCCGGGTTTCAGGTGCGCCGGGTCGAGGTGCATGGCGTCAAGCATCTCAACGAGCTGAAGGTCTATGAGCGGGTGCTGGCCCAGCGCGACCGCGCCATGCCGCTGGTCGATCTGGAGGCGGTGCGTGACGATCTGCTGCAATTGAGCTGGGTCGAGGATGCCCGCGTTTCGCGCGAATTGCCCGATACGCTGGTGGTCGATATCGTCGAACGCAAGCCGGGCCCCGTGCTGCGCGAGGGGCAGAAGCTGACCCTGATCGATGCTGGCGGCCACCGGTTGGAGCCCATTGGTCCCGCGCGCGCCAAGGGCAAGCTGGTGCTGTCTGGCGAGGGTGTGGCCGATAAGGTGGGCGATCTCACCTCGCTGCTCGATGCCGCGCCCGCGCTGCGTCCGCAGGTGGCCGAGGCTGAGTGGGTGGGCAATCGCCGCTGGAATCTTACCTTCAAGACCAATCAGGTGCTGGCTCTGCCCGAGGGTGACAAGGTCGGCGCCGATGCGCTGATGGCCTTTGCGCGGCTCGACGGCACCAACCGCTTGCTTGGGGGCCGCGTGGTGGCCTTCGATATGCGCTCCCCCGACCGGATCTATATGCGCGTGCCGGGCAGCTCGACCAATGGCATGCCCGACAGCCCGCTGGCGGTGGCAGCGGTGACGCCCGAGGCGGATGCGACCTCGACGCCCGGCGAGGCCAAGCCGGAGGCGCCCAAGCCCGCCGCCAAGCCGAAATCCGCCGCCACGCCGCATCACGAAACCGCCGAGCATGTGGGCGTGATCCGCAATGCGCTGGCTCATGTCGGCGGGGCCGAGCATGCGGTGAAGCATGAGGCGCATAAACCCGCGCCCGTTCACAAACCAGAACACAAGCCCGCCCCGGCGCACAAGCCCGAGCATAAGCCGACCCCGGCCCACAAGCCGGAAAAGCACAAGGCCGAGCCTGCGCATAAGGCGCCTGCTCACAAGCCGGCCGCTCATAAACCCGCCACCGCGCATAAGCCGGACCATAAGGCGCCTCACCACAAGGACGCCCATTGA